The following coding sequences are from one Xiphophorus couchianus chromosome 7, X_couchianus-1.0, whole genome shotgun sequence window:
- the LOC114148753 gene encoding trichohyalin isoform X4, with amino-acid sequence MFLAVNRYVVTVTPPVRRRRYGNYGRLFSFGVRVKSMESKLLNGWQQQKVELEVEVCRLQEDLAESRAEKEELESRSKALTDRLCQTLNPSMSLLDEEQRRWKTKLKEGREREARQALLIHRLQNKVIEYRERCHRVDQQLQENHSRVLLSEQRIRDEHSKSLENALISLEEEQQRSTSLAETNALLRHQLSQSEQINQELAEDLKKLTADWTRAVQEAQQNEADCQKEKECRLGHMGQQQARLLSLWKSVLDLRRHCHTLRTAADRDLWQLRAEFSRLSSSLLCSCDSVCSSLRLSSPQIKPASSDLPPPSYSSPPLSSTLIHPPPDISGSALCPHSPSPLGIFTLGEEEEEEEEEEKPLELKLQHEVEVFQLEQRIEELSRSLQTADRAREASEADVERLRESDRTLQSVGQAVIRMFQSLSRISNQTPSVSTDSVLSLDMSSLLSVLSQTESMLQCKHEELQGAELNLRRFSEEQTSLQLRLKQLEEEKEQLDVKTGNMQQELIHTLDSLSREKDASASLRLQVEELRMREEEVKREIDRLKRERDRMEERTRQMETEKYKRVEAELLENVQLSERETQQRIEIHSLKVMLDREQLDRQRAEEEGADAREALQKCRESLLHLSSSETLLKREVQEARDALEKVSALNSSLATDKRDLNMQLLKLETELSDSQSQLQTLRSEVSVLQRDIKSLRSECSLLRVQSETHADVIHQLKERRSHLERNVEEKEKELASLEEEKKTTDQQLNELSSQHTLVREVLNEVQQQLWKTEEQLNQTERQKEELQRESKKLQEEQEVQRRYKEQLEEELQELRSVSVNLHLQLRLQQQQHSQSEVDRCQQNTHICTLQQAKVILQGEIECLRGELQRETARREDEREKREKMLEEKKELKVEMERLTEEVKELQTRRTEEDAKWKKEKESWQREREVLNKELGMRDGEVEALRRRTEGLMEEVEERQREVEKLRVEVAKRETEISFTMERLQRVEAEKENLEEQAKRKEVNLEEKEVKRREEENQRDLETEALCERIEKLETEKKTMEEELCQLRSEEEERRRERVVADEEISRLRKEISFLQEDERRQREKQQKELEEQLKEKVGEVELLKVRLNVAQEEYEEMKEEVERRERGLERQISAVRDREEEVEELKESLRLTEEQKEEVERERQAVCHKLKQKEAREEQLEALLTDTQALLEKEKQERGEKEKTITSLGKELQEAQAEREGANKRVREKEEVCEQLQEEVRMWEQTGEHSDKEVKKLHKINKELQKTVQKLTVMLEEREEELKEKGNMRVKEEKKLNKVMKERQEEVQQLKAALEEKEEEVREWKEKADLSGKEEKKLTKIVKERAEEVKQLRATLEEVKELKESLRQTEKQKEEEERERQAVCHKLKQKEVQEEQLGALLKETQALLEKEKGEKEKMISSHSKELKEAQAEKEGANEKVREKEKARERLQEELRRWQQTAEQSDKEVKKLQKTIKELQEVVQKLTVTLEEREEEWKEKAEVSAMDERMLHRVIKEQQEEVQQMKAALEEKDEEVWNLSLSQEQAQNELKEKEEQNQELKDGLRVAMKEMSQLEVLLKESHAEGELLKTALVEKKKEMDRIKEESQKLANEELDKQGELEELRARVQSLKRRKSEMLEELDNAEKRRKEAERKWKSQVEQMEKEQVVKLNTLSTEIQLLRRKQQEVETEWRSRVEGKEVEVEKARMEVQESQTELNKCKTLTEEQKNQLYILTQSNKQLEADRDRVRMALERTESAMIGYRDRAHQQEQNPGAEPRSEEGDRLLILQRQVAELELNQKRMDKKNSRLESQKDKLKKDRSVLKDTLKQVEEERSRLQQQLSVSSRSEARQSSENTVDVERTVKELEDQVNRLRVSLAVEQEQKAEFIEQSSRNSEWLLSMRQGLNDSLAAVSRRPIPAVLESETQRLDRSLREEDLRLSLSQS; translated from the exons atgtttttagcagtaaaccGTTATGTTGTTACCGTTACTCCTCCGGTCAGGAGGCGTCGCTATGGAAACTACGGGCGGTTGTTTAGCTTCGGTGTCCGGGTAAAAAG CATGGAGTCAAAGCTGCTGAATGGCTGGCAGCAGCAGAAGGTGgagctggaggtggaggtgtGTCGACTGCAGGAGGATCTGGCGGAGAGCCgagctgagaaggaggagctggagTCCAGGAGCAAAGCTCTGACGGACAGG CTTTGCCAGACTCTGAATCCTTCGATGTCCCTGCTTGATGAGGAGCAGAGGAGGTGGAAAACGAAGCTGAAGGAGGGAAGGGAGAGGGAGGCCAGACAGGCGCTGCTGATCCACCGTCTGCAGAACAAG GTGATCGAGTACAGGGAACGGTGTCACCGTGTGGATCAGCAGTTGCAGGAAAATCACTCCAGGGTTCTGCTCTCTGAG caGAGAATCAGAGATGAGCACAGCAAATCCCTGGAGAACGCCCTCATCAGTCTGGAGGAGGAACAGCAGAG GTCCACCAGTCTGGCTGAAACCAACGCTCTCCTTCGCCACCAGcttagccaatcagagcagatcAACCAGGAGCTGGCAGAAGACCTCAAGAAGCTGACTGCTGATTGGACGAGAGCAGTGCAGGAGGCGCAGCAAAACGAGGCCGATtgccagaaagaaaaagag tGTCGATTGGGTCACATGGGTCAGCAGCAGGCCCGGCTGCTGTCACTCTGGAAGTCGGTGCTTGATCTGAGGCGACACTGTCACACGCTGAGAACAGCTGCTGACAG GGATCTGTGGCAGCTCAGGGCGGAGTTTTCCAGACTCTCCTCGTCTCTCCTCTGCAGCTGCGACTCCGTCTGCTCCTCACTGAGGCTCAGCTCCCCTCAGATCAAACCTGCCTCCTCTGACCTTCCTCCTCCATCATACTCATCTCCTCCTCTGTCCTCCACTCTCATCCACCCTCCTCCAGACATCTCAGGCTCTGCACTTTGTCCCCACTCCCCTTCCCCTCTGGGGATATTCACCttaggagaggaagaggaggaggaggaggaggaggagaaaccaCTGGAGTTGAAGCTCCAGCATGAAGTGGAGGTGTTCCAGCTGGAGCAAAG gatCGAGGAACTCAGTCGCTCCCTGCAGACGGCAGACAGAGCAAGGGAGGCGTCGGAGGCAGACGTGGAGCGGCTGAGGGAATCGGACAGGACGCTGCAGTCGGTCGGTCAGGCTGTCATCAGGATG TTCCAGTCCCTGAGCAGGATCAGCAACCAGACGCCGAGCGTCTCTACGGACAGCGTCCTCAGTCTGGATATGTCCTCCCTGCTGTCGGTTCTGTCTCAGACTGAGAGTATGCTGCAGTGTAAACACGAGGAGCTGCAG GGGGCAGAGCTAAATCTGCGGCGGTTCAGCGAAGAGCAAACGTCTCTGCAGCTCCGCCTGAAAcagctggaggaagaaaaagagcagCTGGACGTGAAAACTGGGAACATGCAGCAAgaactgatacacacactggaCTCTCTGAGCAG GGAGAAAGACGCTTCCGCCTCCCTGCGTCTGCAGGTGGAGGAGCTGCGGATgagagaggaggaggtgaagaggGAGATCGACAgactgaagagagagagagacagaatgGAGGAAAGAACCCGACAgatggagacagaaaaatacaaacg GGTGGAGGCGGAGCTTCTGGAGAATGTCCAGCTGTCAGAGAGAGAAACTCAGCAGCGGATTGAGATCCACAGCCTGAAG GTGATGCTGGATAGGGAGCAGCTGGACAGGcagagagcagaagaagaaggtgcTGATGCCAGAGAAGCCTTACAGAAG TGCAGGGAGTCCTTGCTGCACCTCTCCTCCTCAGAGACGTTGCTGAAACGGGAGGTGCAGGAGGCGCGGGATGCCCTGGAGAAAGTGTCGGCTCTGAACTCATCTCTGGCCACAGACAAGCGAGATCTGAACATGCAGCTGCTGAAG CTGGAGACAGAGCTGTCAGACAGCCAGTCACAGCTGCAGActctgaggtcagaggtcagcgtTCTGCAGAGAGACATTAAAAGTCTGAGGAGTGAGTGCAGCCTCCTGAG AGTTCAGTCGGAGACGCACGCTGATGTCATCCATCAGCTGAAGGAGCGACGCTCACACCTGGAGAGAAAcgtggaggagaaggagaaggagctGGCCtccctggaggaggagaagaagaccACAGATCAGCAGCTGAACGAG TTATCCTCCCAGCACACCCTGGTACGCGAGGTGCTAAACGAGGTACAGCAACAGCTGTGGAAGACGGAGGAGCAGCTGAATCAGACGGAGAGACagaaggaggagctgcagagagaaagcaagaagctgcaggaggaacaGGAAGTTCAGAGGAGATACAAGGAGCAGCTGGAAGAGGAGTTACAGGAGCTGAG GTCCGTGTCGGTGAACCTCCACCTGCAGCTCCgtctgcaacagcagcagcactccCAGTCTGAGGTGGACAGATGTCAGCAGAACACACACATCTGTACGCTGCAGCAGGCCAAAGTCATCTTGCAGG GTGAGATCGAGTGTCTGAGAGGAGAACTTCAGCGAGAGACGGCAAGAAGAGAAGATGAGagggagaaaagggaaaaaatgctGGAGGAAAAGAAGGAGTTGAAGGTAGAAATGGAGAGGCTGacggaggaggtgaaggagctGCAGACCAGAAGGACGGAGGAAGACGCCAAGTGGAAGAAGGAAAAGGAGTCgtggcagagagaaagagaagttCTGAACAAAGAGCTCGGCATGAGAGATGGAGAGGTGGAGGCGCTGAGGAGGCGTACCGAGGGACtgatggaggaggtggaggaaaggCAGAGAGAGGTGGAGAAACTGAGGGTGGAGGTGGCAAAGAGAGAGACTGAGATCAGCTTTACGATGGAGAGACTGCAGAGAGTAGAGGCAGAGAAGGAGAACCTGGAGGAGCAAGCAAAGAGGAAAGAGGTCAATCTAGAAGAAAAGGAGGTGaagagaagagaggaggagaaccagagggATTTAGAGACAGAGGCACTGTGCGAACGGATCGAGAAGCTGGAAacggaaaagaaaacaatggagGAAGAGCTCTGTCAGCTGaggagtgaggaggaggagaggcggAGAGAGAGAGTTGTAGCGGATGAGGAAATCAGCAGGCTGAGAAAAGAAATCTCCTTTTTACAGGAGGATGAGAGGAGACAGAGGGAGAAACAgcagaaggagctggaggagcagctgaaagAGAAAGTAGGGGAGGTGGAGCTCCTGAAAGTGAGGCTGAACGTGGCTCAGGAGGAGTATGAAGAAAtgaaggaggaggtggagaggaGGGAGCGCGGCCTGGAGCGACAGATCAGTGCTGTCAGGGACcgagaggaggaggtggaggagctgaaggagaGCCTGAGGCTGACTGAGGAGCAGAAGGAAGAAGTAGAACGGGAACGGCAGGCAGTCTGTCACAAACTAAAGCAGAAGGAGGCGCgggaggagcagctggaggctCTGCTGACAGACACTCAAGCGCTCCTCGAGAAGGAGAAacaagaaagaggagaaaaagagaaaacaataaccTCCTTGGGCaaggagctgcaggaggctCAGGCTGAGAGAGAGGGAGCAAATAAGAGGgtcagagagaaggaggaggtcTGTGAGCAGCTTCAGGAGGAGGTCAGGATGTGGGAGCAGACAGGAGAGCACAGTGATAAGGAGGTGAAAAAGCTCCATAAAATCAATAAGGAGCTACAAAAGACAGTGCAGAAACTAACGGTCATGctagaggagagagaggaggagttGAAGGAGAAGGGAAATATGAGggtgaaagaggagaaaaagctCAACAAGGTCATGAAAGAGCGACAAGAGGAGGTGCAACAGCTAAAGGCTGCtctggaggagaaggaggaggaggttaGGGAGTGGAAGGAGAAGGCAGACCTGAGTgggaaggaggagaaaaaactcACCAAGATAGTTAAGGAGAGAGCAGAGGAGGTGAAGCAGCTAAGGGCCACActggaggaggtgaaggagctGAAGGAGAGCCTGAGGCAGACTGAGAagcagaaggaggaagaagaaagggAGCGGCAGGCGGTCTGTCACAAACTGAAACAGAAGGAGGTGCAGGAGGAGCAGCTGGGGGCTCTGCTGAAAGAAACTCAGGCGCTCCTGGAGaaggagaaaggagaaaaagagaaaatgatctCCTCCCACAGCAAGGAGCTGAAGGAGGCTCAGGCCGAGAAAGAGGGAGCGAATGAGAAGGtcagagagaaggagaaggCCCGCGagaggctgcaggaggagctgagGAGGTGGCAGCAGACAGCAGAGCAAAGTGATAAAGAGGTGAAAAAGCTCCAGAAGACCATTAAGGAGCTACAAGAGGTGGTTCAGAAGCTGACAGTCACGctagaggagagagaggaggagtgGAAGGAGAAGGCAGAGGTGAGCGCCATGGATGAGAGAATGCTCCACAGGGTCATCAAGGAGCAACAAGAGGAGGTGCAGCAGATGAAGGCAGCGCTGGAGGAGAAGGATGAGGAG GTGTGGAATCTGAGCCTGAGCCAGGAACAAGCTCAAAATGAgttgaaggagaaggaggagcagaACCAGGAGTTGAAGGACGGCCTTAGGGTGGCCATGAAGGAGATGTCACAGCTGGAGGTTCTTCTGAAG GAGAGCCACGCTGAGGGGGAGCTTCTGAAGACCGCCTtggtggagaagaagaaggagatgGACAGAATCAAAGAGGAGAGTCAAAAGTTGGCCAATGAGGAGCTGGATAAGCAAggagagctggaggagctgcgaGCCAGAGTTCAGAGcctgaagaggagaaaaagtgAGATGTTAGAGGAGCTGGACAACgcagagaagaggaggaaggaggctGAGAGGAAGTGGAAGAGTCAAGTGGAGCAGATGGAGAAAGAGCAGGTGGTGAAGCTGAACACTCTCAGTACAGAAATCCAGTTACTGCGGAGGAAACAGCAGGAGGTGGAAACAGAGTGGAGGTCCAGGGTAGAAGGGAAGGAGGTGGAGGTAGAGAAAGCGAGAATGGAGGTGCAAGAGAGTCAAACCGAGCTGAACAAGTGCAAAACCTTAACAGAGGAGCAGAAGAATCAGCTCTACATACTGACTCAGAGCAACAAGCAGCTGGAGGCAGACAGGGACCGGGTCCGAATGGCCCTGGAGCGGACAGAGTCAGCCATGATTGGCTACAGGGACAGAGCGCACCAACAGGAGCAGAACCCCGGGGCAGAACCTCGCTCAGAGGAG GGTGACAGACTGTTGATCCTGCAGCGCCAGGTGGCTGAACTGGAGCTGAACCAAAAACGGATGGACAAGAAGAATTCCCGTCTGGAAAGCCAGAAGGACAAGCTGAAGAAAGACAGAAGTGTTCTCAAAGACACGTTGAAACAG GTGGAGGAGGAACGATCgaggctccagcagcagctttcagTCAGCTCCAGGTCTGAGGCGAGACAG TCATCTGAGAACACCGTTGACGTAGAGCGCACCGtgaaggagctggaggaccaG GTGAATCGTCTCCGCGTCTCGCTGGCTGTGGAGCAGGAGCAGAAGGCGGAGTTTATCGAGCAGTCGTCCAGAAATAGCGAATGGCTGCTCTCGATGAGGCAGGGCCTGAACGATTCGCTGGCTGCCGTCTCACGCCGTCCAATCCCAGCAGTCCTGGAGTCTGAGACGCAGCGATTGGACCGCAGCTTGAGGGAGGAGGACCTTAGGTTGTCTCTGAGTCAATCATAG